DNA from Nitrospira sp.:
GCGCGCGACCCCCATGGATTCCGCCCGCTTTGTTTGGGACGTTTCCGTGATGCCTGGATCGTGGCGTCCGAAAGTTGCGCGTTCGATTTGTTGGACGCCGAATACGTGCGGGAGATCGAACCCGGTGAGTTGGTCGTGCTGGATCACGAGGGCGTCAAGAGCTATAAGCCGTTCGTACCGACCAAACCTGCCATGTGTGTCTTCGAGTACGTCTATTTCGCCCGTCCGGACAGTCGCATTTTCGGAGGCAGCGCCGTGTATGCCATCCGGAAAGCGTTCGGACGTCAATTGGCCCAAGAATCCTGGGTACCGGCGGATATCGTCATCCCGGTGCCGGATTCCGGAGTGCCGGCGGCCTTGGGTTACGCAGAAGGATCAGGGGTTCCCTTCGAAACCGGACTCATTCGGAACCACTACGTCGGGCGTACGTTCATCGAACCGGAACAATCGATTCGCCATTTCGGTGTGAAGGTGAAGCTCAACGCCGTTCCCGAAGTCCTCAAGGGCAAACGCGTCGTCGTCGTGGACGATTCGCTGGTTCGCGGGACGACGAGTCGAAAGATCGTCAAGATGTTGCGCCATGCCGGAGCCAAGGAAGTGCACATGCGGATCAGTTCTCCGCCGATTCAGTCGCCTTGCTTTTACGGGATCGATACGCCGACCAAGAAAGAGCTGATCGCCTCCAGCCATACCACGGAAGAAATCCGCAAATACATCACCGCCGAC
Protein-coding regions in this window:
- a CDS encoding Amidophosphoribosyltransferase, producing the protein MAKELPLISPDKFHDECAVFGIYGHKEAANLAYLGLYALQHRGQEASGIVSNDGEHFHIEKGQGLVADIFSQQALARLPGTMAIGHNRYSTAGGAGLKNVQPLSVNFAFGNLAVAHNGNLINATMLRSELEAYGAIFQSTSDTEVIIHLIAHSRADTLLDRVIDSLSQVRGAFSVVLMTDQGIVAARDPHGFRPLCLGRFRDAWIVASESCAFDLLDAEYVREIEPGELVVLDHEGVKSYKPFVPTKPAMCVFEYVYFARPDSRIFGGSAVYAIRKAFGRQLAQESWVPADIVIPVPDSGVPAALGYAEGSGVPFETGLIRNHYVGRTFIEPEQSIRHFGVKVKLNAVPEVLKGKRVVVVDDSLVRGTTSRKIVKMLRHAGAKEVHMRISSPPIQSPCFYGIDTPTKKELIASSHTTEEIRKYITADSLAYLSLEGMLKASPGSPGQYCNACFTEQYPISFTRAEELQLGLFESSR